Proteins encoded within one genomic window of Pedobacter africanus:
- a CDS encoding sodium:solute symporter family protein, which translates to MEKIDYIVLAGYFLLLVLMGIWGYTKIKSSADFYTAGGKLPWWLSGISHHVSGYSGAVFVAYAAIAYNYGFTLYMWWALSIAIAMVGTVLFIAPRWARLRSKAGIQSPTEYLATRYNLPTQQVMAWSGVIIKIFDVGAKWAAIGILLNAFTGLPLGTGILTAGLVSMIYITMGGLWADVVNDLASFLIQFTAGIIMMVMVLAQLGDGLNGIFTMWDRLPAAHGQLYNGPYTPAFAISFTVICFFSFSGGTWHLATRFISSPSGTEARKAATLSMLMYLIWPLILFFPMFAAPIFIKDLADPTQSYAMMAMKFLPHGLIGLLLASMFGNTLAMTAADANTISAVITRDILPVLYKKLKSFDQKKMLVIARLTTFLFIVTTLIIAFQSKSFGGVFGLIITWFSALVGPTAIPMILGLLPAFKHSDSRAALFSIFGGLITFAVMKSFMTVSLTAELASPIVTSMIIYIGCGLLFRTKVKPEVEALLNSLKEDEEL; encoded by the coding sequence ATGGAAAAAATTGATTACATCGTATTGGCCGGATATTTTCTGCTCCTCGTTTTGATGGGCATATGGGGCTATACCAAAATTAAATCCTCAGCTGATTTTTATACTGCCGGGGGCAAACTGCCCTGGTGGCTGTCGGGCATTTCGCACCACGTTTCGGGTTACAGCGGAGCGGTGTTTGTGGCTTATGCAGCCATTGCCTACAATTATGGCTTTACCCTTTACATGTGGTGGGCCCTGAGTATTGCCATTGCCATGGTAGGTACGGTATTGTTTATTGCGCCACGATGGGCACGGCTCCGGTCTAAAGCAGGCATCCAATCGCCGACCGAATACCTGGCTACCCGTTACAACCTGCCCACACAACAGGTGATGGCCTGGAGCGGGGTGATCATTAAAATATTTGATGTAGGGGCAAAATGGGCAGCTATTGGCATCTTGCTGAATGCTTTTACAGGTCTTCCTTTAGGCACCGGGATTTTAACTGCCGGACTGGTGAGTATGATCTACATTACCATGGGTGGCCTGTGGGCCGATGTGGTGAACGACCTGGCTTCCTTTCTGATCCAGTTTACAGCAGGCATTATCATGATGGTGATGGTATTGGCGCAACTGGGCGATGGCCTGAACGGCATATTTACCATGTGGGACCGCCTGCCTGCTGCACATGGGCAGCTGTACAATGGTCCATATACCCCTGCTTTTGCCATCTCATTTACAGTAATCTGTTTTTTCAGTTTTAGCGGCGGCACCTGGCACCTGGCTACCCGGTTCATTTCATCGCCGTCTGGTACCGAAGCGCGTAAGGCGGCAACGCTTTCCATGCTCATGTACCTGATCTGGCCACTGATCCTGTTCTTCCCGATGTTTGCTGCGCCGATCTTTATCAAAGACCTCGCCGATCCTACCCAATCTTATGCCATGATGGCCATGAAGTTTCTGCCGCATGGATTGATCGGTTTATTGCTGGCTTCTATGTTTGGCAATACCCTGGCCATGACAGCGGCTGATGCCAATACGATTTCTGCAGTTATTACCAGGGACATCCTTCCGGTATTGTATAAAAAGCTGAAATCCTTCGACCAGAAAAAAATGCTGGTTATAGCCAGGCTTACCACCTTCCTTTTTATCGTAACTACGCTGATCATTGCTTTTCAGTCCAAATCTTTTGGTGGGGTGTTCGGCCTCATTATTACCTGGTTCTCTGCCCTTGTTGGGCCAACTGCCATCCCAATGATCCTGGGCCTACTGCCTGCATTTAAGCACAGTGACAGCAGGGCAGCCTTATTTTCTATTTTTGGAGGGCTGATCACTTTTGCGGTAATGAAATCGTTTATGACGGTAAGTTTAACTGCAGAGCTGGCTTCGCCAATTGTTACCTCCATGATCATTTATATTGGCTGCGGCCTGCTGTTCCGGACTAAAGTTAAGCCGGAAGTAGAAGCGCTGCTCAATTCTTTAAAAGAGGACGAAGAATTGTGA
- a CDS encoding Gfo/Idh/MocA family protein, translated as MENRTIGFGIVGTGAIAGIHAQAIKAIKNAKLLGAYSLTQARVDEFARQYDCTAYHSLDELLQTAELDIVCICTPSGAHLEPALKAIAAGKHCLIEKPIEVTLEKTDRIIAAAREKNVEVAVVFPTRFYQGSLDLKKAIGDGRFGQLTLGSAYVKWSRTPAYYASNKWRGTWELDGGGALMNQAIHNVDMLQWCMGPVESVMAIAGNAKHKNIAVEDTLVAILKFANGGMGTIECSTAVYPGAYKKIEIMGTEGTVVMEDNDIIQWQFRDQSAEDEQINTTSGSHNSSGGVSDPKSISYAGHQKQMENMIAAIYSNGKLLIDGAEGRKSVEIVLAIYKSAQTGQLVKLPL; from the coding sequence ATGGAAAACAGAACAATTGGGTTTGGAATAGTAGGAACAGGTGCCATAGCCGGTATTCATGCGCAGGCCATCAAGGCCATTAAAAACGCAAAATTGCTGGGCGCCTATAGCTTAACACAAGCCAGAGTAGATGAATTTGCAAGACAATACGATTGTACAGCTTATCATTCGCTGGATGAATTGCTGCAAACAGCAGAACTGGATATTGTTTGTATCTGTACCCCATCAGGCGCGCACCTGGAACCTGCATTGAAGGCAATTGCAGCCGGTAAACACTGCCTGATTGAAAAACCAATAGAAGTGACACTGGAAAAGACCGACAGGATCATCGCGGCGGCCCGGGAAAAAAATGTAGAAGTAGCCGTAGTATTTCCAACCCGCTTTTACCAGGGCAGCCTGGATTTGAAAAAGGCGATAGGGGATGGCCGTTTCGGACAGCTGACCCTGGGTAGTGCCTATGTAAAATGGAGCCGTACACCAGCATATTATGCTTCCAACAAATGGCGGGGCACCTGGGAGCTGGACGGAGGCGGGGCACTTATGAACCAGGCCATTCACAATGTGGATATGCTGCAATGGTGTATGGGCCCTGTTGAATCCGTAATGGCCATTGCCGGTAATGCCAAGCACAAAAACATAGCCGTAGAAGATACCCTGGTGGCCATTTTAAAGTTTGCCAACGGAGGGATGGGTACCATAGAATGCTCAACAGCTGTTTATCCGGGCGCTTATAAAAAAATCGAGATCATGGGTACTGAAGGTACAGTGGTGATGGAAGACAACGACATTATCCAGTGGCAGTTCAGAGATCAGAGCGCAGAAGACGAACAGATCAACACCACCAGTGGCAGCCACAATTCCAGTGGAGGGGTGTCCGATCCAAAGTCGATCAGCTATGCCGGACACCAAAAACAAATGGAAAATATGATCGCTGCCATTTACAGCAATGGCAAATTGCTGATCGATGGGGCAGAAGGCCGCAAATCCGTAGAGATTGTGCTGGCCATTTACAAAAGTGCACAAACCGGTCAGCTGGTAAAACTTCCCCTCTAG
- a CDS encoding DUF5017 domain-containing protein: MKLKHYMILSAVLLMASCSKELKVDNAPGFDVSTASNTYKVGQEIKFNITGGTAHIISFYSGETLKDYAFREGRTLSIRDAGATLEFQNSVQVGTQAGQLSFLYSTDFNGDYSSLASVKAATWTDITSRFAPLATSATFVPTTISPKDISDLIVPGKPIYFAFKYVTKPQATNGLARQWFIQTFAVKSKLKLNGTTTLTIADQVNAGFRIVDENKENAPARASVTSTRVTLYGNEYLTADMPRFNPNDPMYDPNDPRYNPRDPAYNPTAKIPVYVPFNAASPYNDPTSEHWAVSKAINIESVNLGPDLSTALKGISSPNLDAHFYTYTAPGTYKAVFVASNNTIDDVKAIVKEITITITP, translated from the coding sequence ATGAAACTTAAACATTATATGATATTGTCGGCGGTGCTTTTAATGGCATCCTGCAGTAAAGAGCTCAAAGTAGACAATGCCCCGGGCTTTGATGTCAGCACGGCTTCAAATACCTATAAAGTAGGGCAGGAAATCAAGTTCAACATAACCGGGGGTACAGCACACATCATTTCCTTCTATTCTGGCGAAACTTTAAAAGATTATGCCTTCAGGGAAGGAAGGACTTTGAGCATCAGGGATGCCGGGGCTACACTCGAATTTCAGAACAGCGTACAGGTGGGCACACAAGCCGGTCAGCTCTCCTTTCTTTACTCCACAGATTTTAACGGAGATTACAGCAGTCTGGCCAGTGTTAAGGCCGCAACCTGGACCGATATTACTTCCCGCTTTGCCCCGCTGGCTACCAGTGCAACTTTTGTGCCCACTACCATTAGTCCGAAAGACATTTCAGACCTGATTGTACCCGGAAAGCCCATTTACTTTGCTTTTAAATATGTAACCAAGCCACAGGCTACCAATGGGCTGGCCCGGCAATGGTTCATCCAGACCTTTGCGGTGAAAAGCAAATTAAAATTAAATGGTACTACTACCCTCACCATTGCCGATCAGGTAAATGCAGGTTTCAGGATTGTTGACGAAAACAAGGAAAACGCACCCGCAAGGGCCTCAGTAACCTCAACCCGGGTTACACTGTACGGAAACGAATACCTGACCGCTGATATGCCGAGGTTTAATCCTAATGACCCTATGTATGATCCTAATGACCCCAGGTATAACCCCCGCGACCCTGCATACAACCCAACAGCAAAAATCCCGGTATATGTGCCGTTTAATGCTGCTAGCCCTTACAACGACCCGACAAGTGAGCACTGGGCCGTTAGCAAGGCCATCAATATTGAAAGTGTAAACCTGGGCCCCGACCTGTCTACGGCCCTCAAAGGAATTTCAAGCCCTAATCTGGATGCACATTTTTACACCTATACCGCACCTGGTACTTATAAAGCTGTATTTGTGGCTTCGAATAACACCATCGATGATGTTAAAGCAATTGTAAAGGAAATTACAATCACCATTACACCGTAA
- a CDS encoding RagB/SusD family nutrient uptake outer membrane protein, with protein sequence MKKIYYLPVLICLLSFGSCKKYLETKPTDFLNPDAYYETEAQLEFARAGVYHNVGAPQLWGSWANYLLGWQADEGYMNRFTLTTGPWNYFYSSADSYNAGYWANLYNGINRANVLLANVDKNPAINKTKRDIIRGEAMFLRGYFYFQLVQYYGGVPIKTTPTASVVDVDIPRASIKDTYAQIISDMEAAEPLVPGIAALGYGGAISKSAVRGILARVNLHMAGAPLNDKSRYAEASKWAKMVIDDTEAAHALNPSYPQIFINLCSDKYDAKESIWEAEFWGNSSVQNSDFSNIGYINGPTSAATTINGDGVAYLSITSKFYDVFEPGDNRKWWSITHFSYTATGKNMGNLPATQAAKNTIRPAKWRREFEVVQKIGANTPNNAPILRYTDVLLMYAEAQNEINNGPTPEAINYVNLVRKRAWSTGIRTITVTNGGSGYTTAPTVTFSAGVGGATATGVATISGGKVTAITLNRDLTGTIFNVEGKYSSAPTITITGGGGTGATATATIYSATDAELKPAQTASKAAFLAAIQDERFREFNYEGLRKADLLRWGIFLQVNQDVGNLLSNEIPGDQAVKYFTNVSAKDLFMPIPTTETTTNLAITQNPGWN encoded by the coding sequence ATGAAAAAGATATATTATTTACCCGTGCTTATTTGCCTGCTTAGCTTTGGCTCATGTAAAAAATACCTGGAAACCAAACCAACAGACTTTCTGAATCCTGATGCCTATTATGAAACAGAGGCACAGCTTGAATTTGCACGTGCTGGTGTTTACCACAATGTTGGTGCACCTCAGCTTTGGGGCTCCTGGGCAAATTACCTGCTGGGCTGGCAAGCCGATGAGGGATACATGAACAGGTTTACCTTAACCACCGGCCCGTGGAACTATTTTTATTCCTCGGCCGATTCCTATAATGCCGGTTATTGGGCCAACCTCTATAACGGCATCAACAGGGCAAATGTACTGCTGGCCAATGTGGATAAGAATCCCGCAATCAACAAAACCAAAAGAGATATCATCCGGGGCGAGGCGATGTTTCTGCGCGGATATTTCTATTTCCAGTTGGTGCAGTATTACGGTGGCGTACCTATAAAAACGACGCCTACCGCATCTGTTGTAGATGTCGATATCCCAAGGGCAAGTATAAAAGATACCTATGCGCAGATCATCAGCGACATGGAAGCTGCAGAACCACTGGTGCCTGGCATTGCAGCATTGGGCTACGGTGGGGCAATCAGCAAGTCGGCCGTACGCGGTATACTGGCCCGGGTTAACTTGCATATGGCCGGTGCCCCGCTGAACGACAAGAGCCGCTATGCCGAGGCCAGCAAATGGGCAAAAATGGTTATAGACGATACGGAAGCTGCCCATGCCTTAAACCCAAGTTATCCGCAGATATTCATCAACCTTTGTTCAGATAAATATGACGCCAAAGAAAGCATCTGGGAAGCTGAATTCTGGGGAAACAGCTCAGTCCAGAACAGCGACTTCAGTAATATCGGTTATATCAACGGTCCTACCTCAGCTGCGACCACCATTAATGGTGATGGTGTAGCCTATCTCAGCATCACCTCTAAATTTTATGATGTATTTGAACCCGGTGATAACCGCAAATGGTGGAGCATTACCCATTTTAGCTATACTGCAACAGGTAAAAATATGGGCAACCTACCCGCTACCCAGGCCGCCAAGAACACCATCAGGCCTGCAAAATGGAGAAGGGAGTTTGAAGTGGTGCAAAAAATTGGGGCCAATACGCCCAACAATGCGCCTATCCTGCGTTATACAGACGTCCTGCTGATGTATGCGGAGGCACAGAATGAGATCAATAACGGACCTACACCTGAAGCGATAAATTATGTAAACCTTGTGCGTAAACGTGCCTGGTCTACCGGTATCCGTACCATTACCGTAACCAATGGGGGTTCTGGTTATACCACCGCACCAACGGTTACTTTTTCGGCAGGTGTTGGCGGCGCAACAGCAACCGGAGTGGCTACAATCTCGGGAGGGAAAGTTACCGCAATTACCTTAAACCGCGACCTTACAGGAACCATATTTAATGTAGAGGGTAAATACAGCTCAGCTCCAACCATTACCATCACAGGGGGCGGGGGTACCGGCGCAACGGCAACTGCTACCATTTACAGTGCTACTGATGCAGAACTGAAACCTGCACAAACGGCTTCCAAGGCCGCTTTTCTGGCAGCTATACAGGACGAGCGTTTTCGTGAATTCAATTATGAAGGCTTAAGGAAAGCAGATCTGCTGCGCTGGGGGATATTTCTCCAGGTGAACCAGGATGTGGGTAACCTGCTGAGTAATGAAATCCCGGGCGATCAGGCAGTGAAGTATTTTACGAATGTCAGTGCAAAAGACCTGTTCATGCCTATACCTACCACTGAAACTACTACTAACCTGGCGATTACGCAGAATCCCGGATGGAATTAA
- a CDS encoding SusC/RagA family TonB-linked outer membrane protein, giving the protein MLKIYFTTKSPWQIPKWGLLMVVLLAALVPGQVIAQELKTIQGTVTEASNGQPLPGVSVKVRSTQKAVSTDNKGQYSIQAKSIDVLVFSFVGTKSQEIAVGSKSTINVRLEDDAKSLEETVIIGYGSVQKKDLTGSVGKVNIEDMSKAPVSSFAEALAGRVSGVQVTANDGQPGGGINIFIRGVGSLTQSSSPLYVIDGFPIEDLDPATLNPEEIESMSILKDASSTAVYGSRGANGVILIQTKRGKAGKPVVSLNSSLGFSATPKPMEVMSPYEFVKYQAELNPTNANVTAFFAYDAALGRPRTLDDYRNMEGVNFQDYMLRTGAVQIHNLAVRGGNDQTQYSISGSYYDQKGVMINTGLNRYTGSIKLDQSLGSKIKVGISGTYNVIDQNGQGISSSGISASNPTTFLLPRAWMYRPISADPGDDLLNETADDEAVTTSDIRINPVIDLENQHQVFKTNVLRADGYFSFNITKELNFKSTAGISHDRRLTEQFYNSKTSQGRIHSSNSTNLVNGFIRNNFLNSFSNENTLNYKKTFNKAHTITALALFSVNSFKSSTNAYGGRQLPNESLGIDGLDEGIIFNQDIGSSENTMVSYGGRLDYNYKSKYIITAAFRADGSSKFLNPWGYFPAAAFAWNMQNESFFAKALPFVSTSKLRASFGSNGNNRIGDFANYAKLTQTLDGYSFKNGIPTGAVYVSSVANPDLQWETTTQIDLGYEVGFLKDKIALEVGLYRKTVSDLLLNAALPPTTGFSTAVKNIGKLRNEGLEFTLNTTNVSTKTFSWNSSLNISFNRNKIMELTRGQQSLPTVAAYVSQFGKPLYLAEIGRPAGMMIGYIWEGNYQYADFDQPSPGVYVLKPDVPTNGAVRNTIQPGDIKYRDLNGDGVMTDADVTFIGRGQPIHIGGFNNNFTYKGFGLNVFFQWSYGNDIYNANRLLLEGNSNGYALINQFASYANRWSPDNQTNANYRTRGQGPIGFHSSRVVEDGSFLRLKTVALNYSIPVKYISKFYLSGLSINVAAQNLATWTKYSGMDPEVSTRNPILTPGYDYSSYPKSPAVVFGLKATF; this is encoded by the coding sequence ATGCTGAAAATTTACTTTACCACCAAAAGTCCATGGCAAATCCCCAAATGGGGATTGCTCATGGTCGTTTTACTTGCCGCACTAGTCCCGGGGCAGGTAATCGCTCAGGAATTAAAGACCATTCAAGGTACGGTTACCGAGGCCTCCAACGGGCAGCCGCTGCCAGGCGTCAGTGTAAAGGTCAGAAGTACCCAGAAGGCCGTATCTACAGACAATAAAGGGCAGTACAGCATTCAGGCCAAAAGCATTGATGTGCTGGTGTTTTCGTTTGTAGGGACAAAGAGCCAGGAGATAGCTGTAGGCTCAAAATCGACCATTAATGTAAGGCTGGAAGACGATGCAAAATCGCTCGAGGAAACCGTGATTATTGGTTATGGTTCCGTCCAAAAGAAGGACCTTACCGGATCTGTGGGCAAGGTAAATATTGAGGACATGTCAAAAGCCCCGGTAAGTTCTTTTGCAGAGGCCCTGGCAGGGCGGGTGTCTGGTGTGCAGGTTACGGCCAACGATGGGCAGCCTGGCGGGGGCATTAACATCTTCATCAGGGGAGTGGGCTCATTAACCCAAAGCTCTTCCCCTTTATATGTAATAGATGGTTTTCCGATCGAAGACCTGGACCCGGCAACCCTTAATCCCGAAGAAATTGAGTCCATGAGTATCCTGAAAGATGCTTCATCCACAGCAGTTTATGGATCCAGGGGGGCAAATGGGGTAATCCTGATCCAAACCAAACGAGGTAAAGCGGGGAAGCCTGTGGTTAGCCTCAACAGCTCGCTCGGGTTTTCAGCTACACCAAAACCAATGGAGGTCATGAGCCCATACGAGTTTGTAAAATACCAGGCAGAGCTCAATCCTACCAATGCAAATGTAACCGCTTTCTTTGCCTATGATGCTGCTTTAGGGAGGCCGAGGACGCTGGATGATTATAGAAACATGGAAGGGGTCAACTTTCAGGATTACATGCTGCGGACTGGAGCTGTACAAATCCATAACCTGGCTGTCCGCGGCGGGAACGACCAGACCCAGTATTCCATTTCAGGCTCCTATTATGATCAGAAAGGGGTGATGATCAATACCGGTCTCAACCGTTATACGGGCAGCATAAAATTAGACCAGTCTCTGGGCAGTAAAATTAAAGTCGGAATTTCCGGAACTTATAATGTGATCGACCAGAACGGGCAAGGCATCAGCAGCAGTGGCATTTCGGCATCCAATCCTACTACCTTCCTGCTGCCCAGGGCATGGATGTACCGCCCTATATCTGCCGATCCGGGAGATGATCTGCTCAATGAAACGGCAGATGATGAGGCCGTTACCACTTCTGATATCAGGATAAACCCGGTAATAGACCTGGAAAACCAGCACCAGGTTTTCAAAACCAATGTGCTCAGGGCCGACGGTTACTTCAGCTTCAACATTACCAAAGAATTGAATTTTAAGTCGACCGCCGGCATTAGCCACGACAGGCGGCTTACCGAACAATTCTACAATTCCAAAACCTCTCAGGGCAGGATTCACTCCAGCAACAGCACCAACCTGGTCAATGGTTTTATAAGAAACAACTTCCTGAACAGTTTTTCTAACGAGAATACCCTGAATTATAAAAAGACCTTCAATAAAGCGCATACCATTACCGCCCTGGCCCTGTTCTCTGTGAACAGCTTTAAATCCTCTACCAATGCCTATGGCGGCAGGCAGCTGCCCAACGAAAGCCTGGGCATAGACGGGCTCGACGAGGGGATCATATTTAACCAGGATATTGGCAGCAGCGAAAATACCATGGTTTCGTATGGTGGAAGGCTTGATTATAACTACAAGTCAAAATACATCATTACTGCGGCTTTCAGGGCCGATGGTTCGTCTAAATTTCTGAACCCCTGGGGTTATTTTCCTGCGGCTGCCTTTGCATGGAATATGCAGAATGAAAGCTTCTTTGCAAAAGCCTTGCCATTTGTGTCCACTTCCAAGCTCCGCGCCAGTTTCGGCAGTAATGGCAACAACAGGATCGGTGATTTTGCCAATTACGCAAAGCTTACACAGACATTAGATGGCTATTCTTTCAAAAATGGGATTCCAACCGGTGCTGTATACGTATCCAGCGTAGCCAATCCGGATTTGCAATGGGAAACCACTACCCAGATCGATCTGGGCTATGAAGTGGGCTTTTTAAAGGATAAAATTGCGCTTGAAGTTGGCCTGTACCGAAAAACGGTGAGCGACCTGCTCCTCAATGCGGCCCTGCCACCAACCACAGGTTTCTCTACTGCTGTAAAAAATATCGGTAAGCTGCGGAACGAAGGTCTGGAGTTTACTTTAAATACCACCAACGTTAGTACCAAAACTTTCAGCTGGAACAGCAGCCTTAACATCAGTTTCAACCGTAACAAGATCATGGAACTGACCAGGGGCCAGCAGAGCCTGCCTACCGTGGCGGCCTATGTTTCACAGTTTGGTAAGCCGCTGTACCTGGCCGAGATCGGCCGCCCCGCCGGTATGATGATCGGATACATCTGGGAAGGCAATTATCAGTATGCCGATTTTGATCAGCCTTCTCCGGGGGTGTATGTCCTGAAACCGGATGTACCTACAAATGGTGCCGTGCGGAATACCATACAACCGGGCGACATCAAGTACCGGGACCTGAACGGTGATGGTGTAATGACCGATGCAGATGTAACCTTTATTGGCCGCGGCCAGCCCATCCATATCGGCGGTTTTAACAACAACTTTACTTATAAAGGCTTCGGGCTGAACGTATTCTTCCAGTGGTCGTACGGAAACGACATTTACAATGCCAACCGGTTATTGCTTGAAGGGAACAGCAACGGTTATGCACTCATCAACCAGTTTGCCAGCTATGCCAACCGCTGGTCACCCGATAACCAGACCAATGCCAATTACCGTACACGCGGACAGGGGCCTATTGGTTTCCATTCCTCAAGGGTAGTGGAAGACGGCTCCTTCCTGCGATTAAAAACAGTAGCATTGAACTATAGTATCCCGGTAAAGTATATCAGCAAATTTTACTTAAGCGGGCTGAGCATCAATGTAGCTGCCCAGAACCTGGCTACCTGGACCAAATATTCAGGAATGGACCCGGAAGTGTCTACCCGTAACCCTATCCTTACACCGGGCTACGACTACTCTTCCTATCCTAAATCGCCTGCCGTTGTTTTCGGGCTGAAGGCAACATTCTAA
- a CDS encoding alpha/beta hydrolase: MIKMTDLTKRLLITISILMLCGGSSFALPKLALPALNPKDSLLYFSGKSGKTAAVRNLSDWQLKRKQIIEGMERAMGKLPDRNHLPALNVQVTDSLAEPDHIRYTIRFTIAPDEILPAYLYVPRQRGKPEKRPAMLVLHGTSALGKGAVSGIDPKPNRAYAKELAQRGYVVIAPDYPSFGDLKDYDFENDRYQSGTMKAIFNHMRCIDLLQSRKDVDPDRIGVIGHSLGGHNAIFAGAFDERIKVIVSSCGWTLMEHYNAGDEVTKKHGGKLGPWAQTRYMPLIRDKYQLDAAKVPFNFDGAIAALAPRPFFSNSPTGDANFDVKGVKEGMAGIAAVYRLFKAVDKLQVRYPDAGHDFPPETRLEAYKFIDAALHHQAATDKLLF; the protein is encoded by the coding sequence ATGATAAAGATGACTGATCTGACCAAACGGCTTCTTATTACAATATCAATACTCATGCTTTGCGGAGGAAGCAGCTTTGCTTTACCAAAGCTGGCCCTGCCTGCATTGAACCCGAAAGATAGCCTTCTTTACTTCAGCGGTAAATCTGGAAAGACGGCCGCCGTCAGGAACCTGTCCGACTGGCAGCTCAAGCGTAAACAGATCATTGAAGGTATGGAGCGGGCCATGGGCAAGCTGCCCGACCGTAACCATCTGCCTGCTTTAAATGTACAGGTAACAGACAGCCTTGCAGAGCCCGATCATATCCGTTATACCATTCGTTTTACCATAGCACCTGACGAAATATTGCCTGCCTATTTGTATGTACCGCGACAGCGGGGAAAACCTGAAAAACGGCCTGCAATGCTGGTGCTGCATGGCACAAGTGCGCTGGGTAAGGGGGCGGTAAGCGGTATCGACCCAAAACCGAACCGGGCCTATGCCAAAGAACTAGCCCAAAGGGGCTATGTGGTCATCGCTCCCGATTACCCGAGTTTTGGCGATCTAAAAGACTACGATTTTGAAAATGACCGGTACCAGTCGGGAACCATGAAAGCCATTTTTAACCACATGCGCTGCATAGACCTGCTGCAATCCAGGAAGGATGTGGATCCCGACCGTATTGGTGTGATCGGGCATTCCCTGGGTGGGCACAATGCGATTTTTGCCGGGGCATTTGACGAACGGATCAAAGTGATTGTTTCCAGCTGCGGCTGGACCTTAATGGAGCATTATAACGCCGGGGACGAGGTTACCAAAAAGCATGGCGGAAAACTGGGCCCCTGGGCGCAAACGCGCTATATGCCGCTGATTAGGGATAAATACCAGCTGGATGCTGCTAAAGTGCCCTTTAATTTTGATGGGGCCATAGCGGCCCTGGCCCCAAGGCCTTTTTTCTCCAACTCCCCAACCGGAGATGCGAATTTTGATGTAAAGGGGGTGAAGGAAGGGATGGCAGGTATTGCTGCGGTTTACCGACTTTTTAAGGCGGTCGATAAGCTCCAGGTAAGGTATCCTGATGCCGGGCATGACTTCCCTCCGGAAACCAGGCTGGAAGCCTATAAATTTATAGATGCGGCACTTCATCACCAGGCTGCAACGGATAAACTACTGTTTTAA
- a CDS encoding N-acetylmuramic acid 6-phosphate etherase — protein MTPITEQSSLYDQLENRSVEELTGYINQEDEKVAAAIKAVLPDINKLITAIVDKLKAGGRMFYVGAGSGGRLSVLDVIELPTTYGLPQGIYNSVLAGGIDRLADALEEKEDDLNEGWDALLKAGINPGDIVVGISASGTTPFVLEALKKCRTANITTGCIVSNPATPIAEQADYPVVVVTGPEFITGSTRMKCGTAQKMLFDMISTTVMIRLGRVEGNSMVNVKLINDKILDRAVKILMQKAGIEDYAEAKSTLLTHGSVKAAMEGSGGSGAAGKKK, from the coding sequence ATGACGCCAATTACAGAGCAATCGTCACTGTACGATCAATTAGAAAACAGGTCAGTCGAAGAACTGACAGGTTACATTAACCAGGAAGATGAAAAAGTAGCCGCAGCAATTAAAGCTGTTCTTCCGGATATTAATAAGCTGATTACAGCAATAGTGGATAAACTAAAGGCCGGGGGGCGGATGTTTTACGTAGGTGCCGGAAGCGGTGGCCGGTTATCTGTTTTGGATGTGATTGAGCTTCCTACAACTTATGGTCTGCCCCAGGGAATATATAATTCCGTTCTTGCCGGAGGAATTGATCGCCTGGCTGATGCGCTGGAAGAAAAAGAGGATGATCTGAATGAGGGCTGGGATGCTTTGCTGAAGGCAGGAATCAACCCGGGCGATATTGTTGTTGGTATTTCAGCAAGCGGAACAACACCTTTTGTACTGGAAGCCCTAAAGAAATGCAGGACAGCAAATATTACCACAGGCTGCATAGTCAGTAATCCTGCTACACCAATAGCTGAGCAGGCTGATTATCCGGTAGTAGTGGTAACAGGACCTGAATTTATTACCGGTAGTACAAGAATGAAGTGCGGAACGGCCCAGAAAATGCTTTTTGATATGATCTCTACCACCGTAATGATCAGACTTGGGCGGGTTGAGGGGAATTCCATGGTAAATGTTAAACTGATCAATGATAAAATCCTGGACCGTGCGGTGAAAATCCTGATGCAAAAAGCAGGAATTGAAGACTATGCCGAGGCAAAGTCAACCCTGCTTACACATGGATCGGTTAAAGCTGCAATGGAAGGATCAGGCGGTTCTGGCGCTGCAGGAAAAAAAAAATAA